The nucleotide window GAAGTTGGGATCTCCGGGAGGGTGATGgagcatgtatgtatgtgcaTATTAGATTTTGTATATGGAAATGGAGATGTTTTTGAGTATGGTATTATAATATGTTCTGATTGGGATTGGAGAAGTAGGAATAGTATATCATTCTATCTGGTTGGTACATGACTACAGTGATGGAGAGAGATTACTGCTAATAGAATTCATATCTATCTTGCAGCGCTTACTTTCCTAGCTAGCAAGTGGTGCATGCTGTGAAGCATATAGACCATGAAGACTATACCATACTAGTATATTCCAGCcgggtagtaagtagttcgCTGAATAAACAACTGATAATTCTCTTATGAGCGAAGCACTGCGTTCAGATACGATTATGTActaggaagtagtagtagtagtaataatagataaatgaCCTACACCATCAAACAACACTCAACAATAGTAATAAATGTCTATCCATGAGATTCATTACCTCGGTATATTACAATCGATTATTTCGTTTCCAtcgtccctccctccctccatcatcccatcctaGACATAGGAATAGGCATATCACCTCCCATCACTCCTCCGACTCacactcctccttctcgccctcctatcatctccctccctctccctctccctctccctctccctctctctatctctgtCTCtatctctgtctctctccctATCCCTATCCCTACCGTTAGTCTCACTATCACGTTCACGCTCAcgctcaccaccaccaccaccagtggCAGTAgcagtcgcagcagcagtagcaccaGGAATATACCGATCAATCTCAACAAAGCGCGGTCTATCACGCTCATCTTTCTCCGCTCGTTCCGGCGATCGCACCCTCCGACGAGGAGACCGGCTCCGACGACTAGTAGGCGGCACGTAGCGATCGATATCAAGGAGACTCGGCGAGCGGCGTCGACTGCGTGATCGTCGGCGCGAGCGGGATCGTCGTCTCGAGGATACTGATACGCGACGGGGAGGGGATTTCTCGTCTTTGGGGGGAGGGTCGGCGCGGTCGCGGTCTTGGCCTCGATCTCGTTCGCGGTCGGTTGTGTCGCGAGGGCGGGCGTCTCGGTCTCGGTCTCTGTCTCGATCTCGGTCTCGATCTCGGACGTCTCTGTCGCGGTCACGGTCGCGGTCACGGTCACGGTGGACGGAGCGGGAGCGTGTACGGGAGCGGTATCGGGGTCGTGATCGGGATCGGGAGTAGtagctgcggcggcggcggtagTCGTCTCGATCGCGGTCACGGTCACGGTCACGGTCGCGGTCTCGAGGTCTGTCGCggtctctgtctctgtctctgtctctaTCTCTATCCCGGTCTCGGTCCCGGTCCCGGCGATCTCGGTCTCGATCACGGCTGCGGTCGCGGCGGTAGTCATGGTCGCGGTCACGGTCTCTGTCATGATTTCGAGTAGTagatctgcttctgctccggCGGCTGGGGCGATAGCTCCGGTCACCGTATCTGTTATCGCGGAAATCGCGAAGAACCAGTCGGTCATCAGAGTCACGATTGCGGGGCTGGCTGGATACATCGCGCGAACGCTCTGGACGGTCATCGTCAAACCGGGAGGAGAACCTCCGTCGTGAGCGACTGCGACTCTCGTCGCGCCTCTTTGTCCGGGGGCGATCGTCTGCTGTTGACCCGCGTCGTCGATTGGGCTCGGCCTCGACAGCCGGACTACCTGCCTTGGTCGGAGTGTTGGAGAACCTCGAGTCAGCCTTGGGTCCTTTCGGCGGCGGCTTGAGACCATTCTCGATGGCCTCCGCTTCCTCAAAGTCGAACTCGGGCTTCTGTCGTGCCTTGGCTGCTagctcctctccctccttcagCAACAGTTGTagcgccgcctcctccaacgacTTCTCGTCCACTGGCGGCGCCGCTGGCGCAGCTGCAGGCGTAGGTTCTTTCGGAGTCGGTGACTTTTCTTTGCGCGAGTCGCGATACCGTGGGGAGTGGGCGCGGTCAGAGCGATAGCCTGGCGAGCGATCTCGGTAACGGTAACGATCCCTATCCCTATCCCTATCACGATCTGAATCACGGTCTCGAGTTCGGCTTCGATCGCGCCAATCGCGATATCTATCGCGCTCttcgcggcggcggcgttCGTAGCGTTCCTGtcgttccttttctctctgctcATCAAGCTTTCGCTGCTCTTCGCGGCGCTGTTCCTCGCGCTCCCTCCTCCTggccctttcttcttcttccttctggcgTTCCAACTCACGTCGCTTgcgatcctcctccgccttcttgcgcgcttcctcctcttctatcTCCTTTTGCTTgcgcagctcctcctgcCAGACCTTTTCGCGCTCGTCGCGTTTCGCCTTCACATGAGCGGCGTAGTCCTCATCGGTTTTGTTCCCTGCGATTTCCTCCTGCGCGGCAAGCTCCTCGCCCACCTCGTCGCGACGGATATCGCGCACAGCACTCAGGATAGCGGGGAGGTGTTTCTCGGCCAGCGCATCAAGGGTATGTTCGACAGTTTTGTAGACATCGCTTCGATCCACCGCACCTTCGATCAAAGTTGCAGCTTTTCCACGTTCGCGAGAAAGAAGACCGGGTTCGCGG belongs to Aspergillus luchuensis IFO 4308 DNA, chromosome 3, nearly complete sequence and includes:
- a CDS encoding BOD1/SHG1 domain-containing protein (COG:S;~EggNog:ENOG410PQGD;~PFAM:PF05205), with protein sequence MAGPEEMMDVTAGVKRPTTSSSMDLDSLQRKKFKTDELPLSAAQHSAIEHLLHAFKKRGGFDTIRKKIWSEFHDGEGKVEFTKLLVELAESEIDREPGLLSRERGKAATLIEGAVDRSDVYKTVEHTLDALAEKHLPAILSAVRDIRRDEVGEELAAQEEIAGNKTDEDYAAHVKAKRDEREKVWQEELRKQKEIEEEEARKKAEEDRKRRELERQKEEEERARRREREEQRREEQRKLDEQREKERQERYERRRREERDRYRDWRDRSRTRDRDSDRDRDRDRDRYRYRDRSPGYRSDRAHSPRYRDSRKEKSPTPKEPTPAAAPAAPPVDEKSLEEAALQLLLKEGEELAAKARQKPEFDFEEAEAIENGLKPPPKGPKADSRFSNTPTKAGSPAVEAEPNRRRGSTADDRPRTKRRDESRSRSRRRFSSRFDDDRPERSRDVSSQPRNRDSDDRLVLRDFRDNRYGDRSYRPSRRSRSRSTTRNHDRDRDRDHDYRRDRSRDRDRDRRDRDRDRDRDRDRDRDRDRDRPRDRDRDRDRDRDRDDYRRRRSYYSRSRSRPRYRSRTRSRSVHRDRDRDRDRDRDVRDRDRDRDRDRDRDARPRDTTDRERDRGQDRDRADPPPKDEKSPPRRVSVSSRRRSRSRRRSRSRRRSPSLLDIDRYVPPTSRRSRSPRRRVRSPERAEKDERDRPRFVEIDRDRERDRDRDRDREREREREREREGDDRRARRRSVSRRSDGR